One region of Marispirochaeta aestuarii genomic DNA includes:
- the rplC gene encoding 50S ribosomal protein L3: MLGLLGKKLGMTQVFDERGVLTPVTVIEIVENTILNNRTEEKDGYTAAVLGAFEQKESRLSKPVLGQFNKSGSSPKRIVQEVRDPDFEGEPGTSLGIDLFEGIRFVDVIGDSKGKGYQGVMKRHGFKGGRATHGSKFHRGLGSTGMAATPSRVLKGKKMPGRMGNERVTVQNLLVVKIDPEKNALLVKGAVPGPKNGVVFVRKAKKR, translated from the coding sequence ATGTTGGGATTGTTGGGAAAAAAGCTTGGGATGACCCAGGTGTTCGATGAGAGGGGTGTTCTTACCCCCGTTACCGTAATAGAAATTGTAGAAAATACCATATTGAATAACAGAACCGAAGAAAAGGACGGATATACCGCAGCGGTTCTGGGCGCCTTTGAGCAGAAGGAATCCAGGCTGTCGAAACCGGTTCTTGGACAGTTCAATAAGAGCGGATCTTCTCCGAAAAGGATTGTTCAGGAAGTCCGGGATCCTGATTTTGAAGGCGAACCGGGAACTTCCCTGGGTATCGATCTTTTCGAAGGGATCCGGTTTGTTGATGTTATCGGCGATTCGAAAGGAAAGGGCTATCAGGGAGTTATGAAGCGCCACGGTTTCAAGGGTGGTAGAGCTACCCATGGTTCCAAGTTTCACAGAGGCTTGGGAAGTACCGGTATGGCAGCGACTCCTTCGCGGGTGCTGAAGGGCAAGAAGATGCCCGGACGGATGGGGAATGAACGGGTGACTGTTCAGAATCTCCTGGTTGTAAAGATCGATCCTGAGAAAAACGCCCTGCTGGTGAAAGGAGCTGTCCCTGGCCCCAAGAACGGCGTTGTGTTTGTTCGGAAAGCCAAGAAGCGATAG